The following proteins are encoded in a genomic region of Drosophila bipectinata strain 14024-0381.07 chromosome XL, DbipHiC1v2, whole genome shotgun sequence:
- the LOC108121751 gene encoding uncharacterized protein: MERCCHCIPLWLGCLISSLVLFAVDLLERPLPYDMPCCQTLEGILFVMIRICNILHITGCFALFVASFVGQGFLVKVFLGTTALHFVMQPVHLLTKFLILPIFWVDMTLIVLGFVFCVYIWIVAHAYLRECREDVYLENETRFSRYKISTVSTVTI; the protein is encoded by the exons ATGGAAAGGTGCTGCCACTGCATCCCCCTATGGCTGGGCTGTCTGATCAGCTCCCTGGTCCTGTTCGCGGTCGACCTGCTGGAGCGTCCCCTGCCCTACGACATGCCCTGCTGCCAGACCCTCGAGGGTATCCTCTTTGTGATGATCAGGATCTGCAACATTCTGCATATCACCGGCTGCTTCGCCCTGTTTGTCGCCTCCTTTGTG GGCCAGGGCTTCCTGGTGAAGGTCTTCCTCGGCACGACTGCCCTGCACTTTGTCATGCAACCGGTCCACCTGCTGACCAAGTTCCTGATCCTGCCCATCTTCTGGGTGGACATGACCCTCATCGTACTTGGCTTTG TGTTCTGCGTGTACATCTGGATTGTGGCCCATGCCTACCTCCGCGAGTGCCGGGAGGACGTGTACCTGGAGAACGAGACGCGCTTCTCCCGCTACAAGATCAGCACAGTGTCCACGGTGACGATTTAA
- the LOC122321036 gene encoding WW domain-binding protein 11 — protein MQLKLHFLVGLLVLLCSALVGAFPQGPCGPPPSGTPPSGPPPSGRPPGGPCGPPPSTTAKSTG, from the exons ATGCAACTGAAGCTTCATTTTCTCGTCGGACTGCTCGTCCTCCTCTGCAGCGCCCTGGTG GGTGCCTTCCCGCAGGGACCATGCGGCCCACCGCCCAGCGGCACACCGCCTTCGGGACCCCCGCCATCGGGTCGTCCGCCGGGCGGCCCTTGTGGCCCTCCACCCTCGACCACCGCCAAGTCCACGGGTTAG